Proteins co-encoded in one Ignavibacteria bacterium genomic window:
- a CDS encoding protein kinase → MIGAIIGSYKIISKLGEGGMGAVYKALDLKLERFVALKILSAQTAQSAQFIERFKREARNQAKLNHPNIIPVYGFIDEQGYLGIAMECVDGETLEQIIDRKGSLELGEALDILQQILRGVGYAHQKGFIHRDIKPSNVMIDPDGVAKIMDFGISKSIYEKGITKTGTKIGTLLYMSPEQINAEEPTRQSDIYSIGITFYEMLSGLTPFESGTEYEIMQGHLKKPAPKLSATIPGLPPMIDKIISKALEKDQAKRFSSCDEFLQEIGYALNVIRQGPAPAKDRSPMEQQQSAKVKRSIKFTIFTILAFAGLIGAVYLFYTLISGFGDSLKAKKQTSLDTSFSSTSSPQYQGANPFERMNTGLPVNLRSAVFDGSGTGVAVGDSSTIILTSDNGTTWKTIPSPDKVELYTVSHIPSLGFMIGGAKGTLYAFVPRDSLLKKMTIPGTSDILKIETMASGKVVLLGAGGMILYSDDQGVTWNKGTTGITNDLYSADFMDGSIGIAVGDNGTLIRTEDGGKTWTLGPSVTTTYLKDIRFVGNGVFMMVGGGGQIFRSGDGGREWKKIDVNVTSPLIAVRFNSPTNGVIISNTGDIFRSEDAGETWKYQQAVAGSLLNSVTSGKARLYMAASGGAILYLNF, encoded by the coding sequence ATGATAGGCGCTATAATTGGCAGTTATAAGATAATTTCAAAGTTGGGAGAGGGCGGCATGGGTGCCGTTTACAAAGCTCTTGACTTGAAACTTGAGAGATTTGTTGCCTTGAAAATTTTGAGTGCCCAGACAGCACAAAGTGCTCAATTTATCGAGAGATTTAAGAGAGAAGCCCGGAATCAGGCTAAACTTAATCACCCTAATATAATTCCGGTTTACGGTTTTATAGATGAACAGGGTTATCTCGGTATTGCGATGGAGTGTGTTGACGGTGAAACGCTGGAGCAGATAATTGACAGGAAAGGTTCTCTTGAACTTGGCGAGGCTCTCGACATTCTGCAACAGATTTTAAGGGGAGTAGGCTATGCTCATCAGAAAGGCTTCATTCACAGGGATATTAAACCTTCGAATGTGATGATCGACCCTGATGGTGTTGCAAAAATAATGGATTTTGGGATCTCCAAATCGATTTATGAAAAAGGAATTACCAAAACAGGAACAAAAATTGGCACGCTCCTTTATATGAGTCCGGAGCAAATAAATGCCGAGGAACCAACCAGACAGAGCGATATTTACTCGATAGGCATCACCTTTTATGAGATGCTGTCCGGTTTGACGCCTTTTGAATCGGGAACCGAATATGAGATCATGCAGGGGCATCTAAAGAAACCTGCTCCAAAGCTTTCGGCTACAATTCCCGGTTTACCGCCGATGATCGATAAAATAATCTCCAAAGCCCTCGAGAAAGACCAGGCAAAACGCTTCTCAAGTTGTGACGAGTTCCTTCAGGAAATCGGATATGCTCTGAATGTAATCAGGCAGGGTCCGGCACCAGCGAAAGACCGCTCGCCAATGGAGCAGCAGCAGTCGGCAAAAGTAAAACGGTCTATAAAATTTACCATCTTTACGATTCTCGCATTTGCCGGTTTGATTGGGGCGGTTTACCTGTTCTATACACTTATTTCAGGTTTTGGTGACAGTCTCAAAGCGAAGAAACAAACCTCTCTCGACACCTCGTTTTCATCCACGAGCAGCCCTCAGTATCAGGGGGCGAACCCGTTTGAAAGGATGAATACAGGATTGCCGGTTAATCTGCGGAGTGCTGTTTTTGACGGTTCAGGAACCGGAGTTGCAGTGGGCGACAGCAGTACGATCATCCTTACTTCGGATAATGGTACAACCTGGAAGACGATTCCGTCTCCCGATAAAGTCGAACTCTACACCGTTTCCCACATCCCAAGTCTGGGCTTCATGATCGGAGGAGCAAAAGGGACTTTGTATGCTTTCGTACCGAGGGATTCACTATTGAAGAAAATGACCATTCCCGGCACAAGTGATATCTTGAAGATCGAGACAATGGCCTCCGGGAAAGTGGTTTTACTTGGAGCCGGCGGCATGATCCTTTACTCTGATGACCAGGGAGTTACCTGGAACAAAGGAACGACCGGAATTACAAACGACCTCTATTCTGCCGACTTCATGGATGGAAGCATCGGAATAGCCGTCGGTGACAACGGAACCTTGATCAGGACTGAAGACGGCGGTAAAACCTGGACTTTGGGACCATCGGTAACGACCACATACCTGAAAGATATCCGGTTCGTCGGAAACGGGGTGTTTATGATGGTCGGTGGTGGTGGTCAGATATTCCGTTCCGGAGATGGTGGAAGGGAATGGAAAAAGATTGATGTGAATGTAACTTCACCATTAATTGCAGTCCGGTTCAATTCACCAACAAACGGAGTGATCATATCCAACACGGGTGATATTTTTAGAAGTGAAGACGCCGGTGAGACCTGGAAATATCAGCAGGCGGTTGCGGGAAGTCTTCTCAACTCGGTAACATCCGGAAAAGCGAGGCTTTACATGGCTGCCTCCGGTGGTGCGATTTTGTATTTGAATTTTTAA
- a CDS encoding serine/threonine-protein phosphatase, protein MNINYICESKCGLVRETNQDHADTLQTEDGFLAVVCDGVGGNNGGETASRIAVDSIIEAFMESTGSHPLDRLSAGIRHANDRITEAASRDIELKGMATTVVVLYLDKNGAYWAHAGDSRIYFFFNGELQQLTKDHSLVQNMVDKGIITPQTAEKHPFKNIITRAVGEKDEIEIETGKMALDSSDELKFLLCTDGVSGMISRDDIIDILSMEDLSEMDVRISNLVEANGATDNYTFIIISNK, encoded by the coding sequence ATGAATATAAATTACATTTGTGAATCAAAGTGTGGACTTGTTCGCGAGACCAACCAGGACCACGCAGACACACTTCAAACAGAAGACGGATTTCTCGCCGTCGTTTGTGATGGGGTGGGTGGAAATAATGGTGGCGAGACAGCATCGCGGATTGCAGTTGATTCAATAATTGAAGCATTCATGGAATCAACCGGGAGTCATCCTTTGGATCGTTTGAGTGCAGGAATAAGGCATGCAAATGACAGGATTACTGAGGCTGCCTCACGGGATATTGAACTAAAAGGAATGGCGACTACTGTTGTTGTTCTTTATCTCGATAAAAACGGCGCTTATTGGGCACACGCCGGTGATTCGAGAATATATTTCTTTTTTAACGGGGAGTTGCAGCAACTGACCAAAGACCATTCGCTGGTGCAGAACATGGTTGACAAAGGTATCATTACTCCGCAAACCGCTGAAAAACATCCTTTTAAAAATATTATCACTCGCGCGGTGGGTGAGAAGGATGAGATCGAAATTGAGACCGGTAAGATGGCCCTTGACTCATCAGACGAACTAAAATTTCTCCTTTGCACCGACGGAGTCAGTGGCATGATTTCCAGAGATGACATCATCGACATTCTATCTATGGAGGATCTCTCGGAGATGGATGTGAGAATATCGAATCTTGTCGAAGCAAACGGTGCAACTGACAATTACACATTTATAATAATTAGTAACAAATAG
- a CDS encoding PQQ-binding-like beta-propeller repeat protein — protein MKKFLSLFFVVSSFFLATGCYSSITLKREITLPEEDSKTIVDPDSLRVVTVLEANGNFFRNSLNFHKGFLFAAEYSGRIYAFEPDKFEENGYASTRNTTIVSAPVFRGNQMYYLYKKKQNPAFQFAKYDILKGKEEFDKKLPAIGNGALFDADGLIVTVADNGVFFLDSSATLIKQLEIKGSISSVVLQFPGKIVAGLTTGEICEISTTSMEINYFNCGTKDVVTAFYPVGDNYLVAFESGGIKLAGREGYEFWSVKTAKIEAVPLISGGEVIVGDLAGKVYRISLKTGDVRATFDSGGMIDLKAFATKSRIIIAAADGKIILLDKEKMKPLQEMQTGGRIRTEILYNGGLLFIGCDNGNILVIHI, from the coding sequence TTGAAAAAGTTTTTGTCACTTTTCTTCGTCGTAAGCTCATTTTTCCTTGCTACAGGCTGTTACTCTTCCATTACTTTGAAGAGGGAGATCACTTTGCCGGAAGAGGATTCCAAAACAATCGTTGACCCCGATTCTTTAAGAGTGGTTACGGTTCTCGAAGCGAACGGTAATTTTTTCCGGAATTCACTGAACTTTCACAAGGGTTTTCTGTTTGCAGCCGAATACAGCGGACGAATTTATGCTTTTGAACCCGATAAATTTGAAGAGAATGGTTATGCCTCCACGAGAAATACAACCATTGTTTCGGCACCTGTTTTTCGGGGTAATCAGATGTATTATTTATACAAGAAAAAACAAAATCCCGCTTTTCAGTTCGCTAAATACGATATATTAAAAGGGAAAGAGGAATTTGACAAAAAATTACCGGCAATTGGAAACGGGGCACTTTTTGATGCTGATGGTTTGATAGTGACAGTTGCAGATAATGGGGTTTTCTTCCTCGACAGCAGTGCTACCTTAATAAAGCAACTTGAGATTAAGGGGAGCATCTCCTCTGTCGTATTGCAATTCCCCGGCAAGATAGTTGCAGGACTGACAACAGGCGAAATATGCGAAATCAGCACCACTTCAATGGAGATTAACTATTTTAATTGCGGTACCAAAGATGTGGTGACCGCATTTTATCCCGTGGGCGACAATTACCTCGTTGCATTTGAGAGCGGGGGTATAAAACTTGCCGGCAGAGAGGGGTATGAGTTTTGGAGTGTGAAAACGGCGAAGATAGAGGCTGTTCCCCTGATTTCAGGGGGAGAGGTTATTGTTGGTGACCTTGCCGGGAAAGTTTACAGGATAAGCCTGAAGACGGGCGATGTCAGGGCAACATTTGATTCAGGGGGAATGATTGACCTGAAAGCATTTGCGACTAAGTCAAGAATTATCATCGCTGCTGCAGATGGTAAAATTATACTTCTCGATAAAGAAAAGATGAAACCACTTCAGGAGATGCAAACCGGGGGGAGAATCCGGACAGAAATTCTCTATAATGGTGGATTACTTTTCATCGGATGTGATAATGGCAATATATTAGTAATTCATATTTGA
- a CDS encoding BamA/TamA family outer membrane protein codes for MKTEHFDIYYNAEMAPVAEIGARIAEDAWSRLKVEFSHTITHPIPLIFYNTHIQFQQTNVSPGFIPEGVGGFFEFLKGRVVIPFLGSMEQFRHVINHELTHVFMTSKVTRLYKDRKWTSANLPPLWFVEGLAEFYSTRPDAQANMIMRDALLNNYFTGLKNIDAVYGSFIMYKFGQAFMEFINEKYGKWYIIRMLENLHLSEDFDEVMSITLGKSIDEIDAEWTEAERKRYFPLVNTHSSNSLVTNKIISGGYNFDPVVWIDTARQKYNLVYTANKDGYSSLYISEMDSSFSKEIKRERLLTAERGADFESVHLFEPSLAVSKNGTAAFITRSKESDVIHFVDLNGKEKIKTLRLDSIISISDPAFTNSGDLLFRGIDKKGFTDIYRLVSNGTLIRLTTDHFNDRYPAEGIIEDEVIFVSDRTTEGAKVFSNIFSVKNTGENLTRLTSSNSNFAYPKLSADKTKLITANDADGVYNLYSIDIKSGRFADSLKPVTALYTGLESPFSIYRNSIFFTSIERLSFDIYKFNIEAKDTVKLPTVSLNSGKVTNSGKFDILPAESKKGVVNYSEEYTLDYAQSQISTDPVFGTRGGALFSLSDLLGDDRFFMLLFNTAETQSDFLENFNVDIFRLNSKNRTNWGYGIFNYRGRRYDLRESDEYYYEKSFGSYFVLQYPLSSFDRLETSLSLANVNKDIIGFGNDTKSLLLSNSVAYVFDNALWGPSGPLDGMRFRFQLGMTHDIRYKNENFYSLIVDYRHYQRLLYTTSLAFRASVYWNEGTTTRRYIAGGSWDLRGYPRFGLRGQKFWMTSVELRFPLIDRIALQLPFVGLSFSGIRGALFFDAGSLWDKTYTETLGSVGVGFRFNLFNLILFRYDIGKKIENNFSRFQDGLFYQFFFGWDF; via the coding sequence ATGAAGACAGAGCATTTCGACATTTATTACAATGCCGAAATGGCTCCGGTTGCAGAGATTGGTGCCAGAATCGCTGAGGATGCCTGGTCCCGGCTGAAAGTTGAATTTTCACATACAATTACTCATCCCATCCCTTTAATTTTTTACAATACCCATATTCAGTTTCAACAGACCAATGTTTCGCCGGGGTTTATTCCTGAAGGAGTGGGCGGTTTTTTTGAATTTCTGAAAGGAAGGGTGGTAATTCCATTTCTTGGATCAATGGAGCAGTTTCGTCATGTTATAAATCATGAACTCACTCATGTATTCATGACCTCGAAAGTCACCAGATTATATAAAGACAGAAAATGGACCTCGGCCAACCTGCCTCCACTCTGGTTCGTTGAGGGGCTTGCGGAATTTTACTCCACAAGACCTGATGCTCAGGCAAACATGATAATGCGGGATGCACTGCTTAACAATTACTTCACAGGTCTAAAGAATATTGACGCTGTTTACGGCTCGTTCATCATGTACAAGTTTGGCCAGGCATTTATGGAATTTATAAATGAGAAGTATGGCAAGTGGTACATCATACGCATGCTTGAAAACCTCCATCTTTCCGAAGATTTTGACGAGGTGATGTCGATTACGCTGGGCAAGTCGATTGATGAGATTGATGCCGAGTGGACAGAAGCCGAAAGGAAGAGATATTTCCCGTTGGTGAATACGCATTCTTCAAACTCTCTGGTAACCAATAAAATAATCTCCGGTGGATACAATTTTGATCCCGTTGTCTGGATTGATACTGCAAGGCAAAAGTACAATCTGGTTTATACCGCCAACAAAGACGGCTATTCATCACTATACATTTCAGAGATGGATTCATCGTTTTCTAAAGAGATTAAAAGAGAAAGGCTTTTGACTGCCGAAAGAGGTGCGGATTTCGAGTCTGTTCATCTTTTTGAACCGTCACTTGCTGTTTCAAAAAACGGGACAGCGGCCTTCATCACGAGATCAAAGGAAAGTGATGTAATACACTTCGTTGATCTGAATGGTAAAGAAAAAATTAAAACGCTCCGTTTGGACTCCATCATTTCCATATCCGATCCTGCTTTTACAAACTCTGGGGATTTGCTTTTCAGGGGTATTGACAAAAAAGGATTCACTGATATTTACCGCCTGGTTTCGAACGGAACCCTGATACGGCTTACCACTGACCACTTTAATGACCGTTATCCCGCAGAGGGAATCATTGAGGACGAGGTAATATTTGTATCCGACAGAACAACTGAAGGAGCGAAGGTTTTCTCCAATATTTTCAGTGTCAAAAATACCGGTGAAAATCTGACCCGACTTACCTCCTCGAATTCAAATTTTGCCTATCCAAAGCTCAGTGCCGATAAAACAAAACTTATTACCGCAAACGATGCCGATGGAGTTTACAATCTCTACTCAATAGATATCAAATCGGGCAGGTTTGCTGATTCTCTTAAACCTGTCACTGCCTTGTACACAGGACTCGAATCACCATTTTCAATCTACAGAAATTCAATATTCTTTACATCGATTGAAAGATTGAGTTTTGATATTTATAAATTCAACATTGAAGCAAAAGATACAGTCAAACTGCCGACTGTCTCCCTTAACTCCGGTAAAGTGACAAATTCCGGGAAATTTGATATCCTGCCGGCAGAATCGAAAAAAGGAGTTGTTAATTATTCCGAGGAATACACCCTTGATTACGCCCAAAGTCAGATTTCGACTGACCCTGTTTTTGGTACAAGAGGAGGAGCTCTTTTCTCATTGAGTGATCTTTTAGGTGACGACCGTTTCTTTATGCTGCTTTTCAATACTGCCGAGACACAATCTGATTTCCTTGAGAATTTTAATGTGGATATCTTCAGGTTAAATTCAAAAAACAGGACGAACTGGGGCTACGGGATATTTAATTATCGCGGGAGGAGATATGACCTGCGTGAGAGCGATGAGTACTATTACGAAAAAAGTTTTGGGTCTTACTTCGTGTTGCAATATCCGCTTTCCTCTTTTGACCGGTTAGAGACCTCACTTTCACTCGCTAATGTAAACAAGGATATCATCGGTTTTGGGAATGACACAAAATCACTCCTCCTGAGCAACAGCGTTGCTTATGTATTTGATAATGCCTTGTGGGGACCCTCCGGTCCTCTTGATGGGATGAGATTCAGATTTCAGCTTGGAATGACCCACGATATCAGATATAAAAATGAGAATTTTTACAGTTTAATAGTGGATTACAGACATTATCAGAGGCTGTTATACACCACAAGTCTCGCCTTTCGAGCTTCTGTTTACTGGAATGAAGGGACGACCACACGCCGTTACATAGCGGGAGGGAGCTGGGATTTGAGGGGATATCCGAGATTTGGTTTACGCGGACAGAAATTTTGGATGACATCAGTTGAACTGAGATTCCCTTTGATTGACAGAATTGCTCTGCAACTCCCGTTCGTAGGCCTGAGTTTCTCAGGAATCCGCGGAGCACTTTTTTTTGATGCGGGTTCCCTCTGGGATAAAACCTACACCGAAACCCTCGGAAGTGTCGGAGTTGGATTTCGTTTCAATCTGTTCAACCTGATTCTGTTCCGATACGACATCGGCAAGAAGATTGAAAATAATTTCAGCCGCTTCCAGGACGGGCTATTTTATCAGTTTTTCTTTGGGTGGGATTTTTGA
- the ptsP gene encoding phosphoenolpyruvate--protein phosphotransferase: MKGYDLLLSSSFNWLKGIPAAPGLYIGKSYVYSKEAIVIKDGQIEDIEEAVAAFNEALERSRKELDKIFKVAKEKMGEQRAAIFEAQLLILEDPDLVGVIQDRIVAEKREPESIVKEEFNKLTAIMYDTEDVYMKERANDIEDIRDRIIRNLKKERWSSQIVPGTIVVSESLTPADTILFSRNDVKGYITEHGGLTSHAAIIARSLSIPAVLGVPKVLEIVEGDTELIVDGFYGYVFINPTEEQIDFFRSKIDHLNAVNEGMKELVDLPSVTLDGVEIELQANVDVSGEIEKLASSGTKGIGLYRTEQLIEELGEFPDEETQTRIYTDLSARIYPEPVTIRAFDLGGDKTRLFHPSERNPFLGLRGIRFLLDNKDLFKQQIKAILRSSINKNIRFMLPMVSTIKEIRETKKLIEECKVELTAAGKRFSDAFQLGIMIEVPSAAVLASQLAPESDFFSIGTNDLIQYMMAVDRGNDLVADLYQEFHPAVIRTLGYIMEDCKEFNISISICGEMAADTLAVPLLVGLGITSLSVSPAAAPSIKRTIRSFSYARAKELAEECIKCPCEEDVLEKIQIFFDEFNIQRTRHLI, translated from the coding sequence ATGAAAGGATATGATTTGCTGCTGAGCAGCTCGTTCAACTGGTTGAAGGGCATTCCGGCTGCACCCGGACTGTACATCGGCAAATCATATGTCTACTCAAAAGAGGCGATTGTAATCAAGGATGGTCAAATTGAGGACATTGAAGAAGCCGTTGCAGCTTTCAATGAGGCACTCGAAAGATCGAGAAAAGAGCTTGATAAAATTTTCAAAGTGGCAAAAGAAAAAATGGGGGAGCAAAGGGCTGCAATATTTGAGGCTCAGTTACTCATTCTGGAAGACCCTGATCTTGTCGGAGTTATTCAGGATAGAATAGTTGCAGAAAAAAGGGAACCGGAGAGTATTGTAAAAGAAGAGTTTAACAAACTGACTGCCATCATGTACGACACAGAAGATGTTTACATGAAGGAACGGGCAAATGATATCGAGGATATCAGAGACAGAATCATCCGGAACCTGAAAAAGGAGAGATGGTCGTCGCAGATTGTACCGGGAACAATAGTGGTCAGCGAATCACTTACGCCGGCTGATACAATTCTCTTTTCGAGAAATGATGTGAAAGGCTATATTACTGAACACGGTGGATTGACATCTCACGCAGCAATTATCGCCAGATCTTTAAGCATTCCTGCAGTACTCGGTGTCCCAAAAGTTTTGGAAATAGTCGAGGGGGATACTGAACTTATTGTTGACGGTTTTTACGGCTATGTCTTTATAAATCCCACAGAAGAGCAGATAGATTTCTTCCGGTCAAAGATAGACCACTTGAATGCTGTCAATGAGGGGATGAAAGAACTTGTGGATCTTCCTTCGGTTACTTTGGATGGAGTTGAAATTGAACTTCAGGCGAATGTTGATGTGTCGGGGGAAATAGAGAAACTGGCCTCGAGTGGTACCAAAGGTATTGGTCTCTACCGGACAGAGCAACTGATAGAAGAGCTTGGTGAATTTCCTGATGAAGAAACCCAGACCCGCATTTATACAGATCTCTCGGCGAGGATTTATCCTGAGCCGGTGACTATCCGGGCGTTCGATCTTGGCGGGGACAAAACCAGACTTTTCCATCCTTCGGAGAGGAATCCGTTTCTGGGATTGAGAGGCATTCGATTTCTGCTCGATAACAAAGATCTCTTCAAACAGCAGATTAAAGCAATTTTGCGTTCATCAATAAACAAAAATATCCGGTTTATGCTTCCTATGGTCTCCACGATAAAGGAAATAAGGGAGACCAAAAAGTTGATTGAGGAATGCAAGGTCGAACTGACAGCAGCTGGAAAAAGATTTTCCGATGCATTTCAGCTTGGTATCATGATAGAGGTACCTTCCGCTGCAGTTCTTGCTTCGCAACTCGCCCCTGAGAGCGATTTTTTCAGCATCGGCACCAATGATCTGATTCAATACATGATGGCAGTCGACAGAGGGAATGATCTTGTCGCTGATCTGTATCAGGAGTTTCATCCTGCGGTTATCAGAACTCTCGGATATATAATGGAAGACTGCAAGGAGTTTAATATAAGTATTAGCATCTGCGGTGAAATGGCGGCAGATACTCTTGCAGTGCCACTGCTTGTCGGGCTGGGCATCACATCGCTGTCAGTATCTCCGGCAGCAGCTCCGTCAATAAAGAGAACAATCAGATCCTTCAGTTATGCAAGGGCAAAGGAACTGGCTGAAGAATGTATCAAATGTCCTTGTGAAGAAGATGTACTGGAAAAAATCCAGATATTCTTTGATGAGTTTAATATTCAAAGGACACGGCACTTAATTTAA
- a CDS encoding HPr family phosphocarrier protein, with product MIKKRVKIVNRAGLHTRPAAMIVKIASKYKSQFYISKDGYKINGKSIIGVMTLAAAQGSELDLDFEGVDETNMSEEVCTFFERGFEEL from the coding sequence ATGATAAAAAAAAGAGTGAAAATTGTTAACAGAGCCGGTTTGCACACAAGACCGGCAGCAATGATTGTAAAGATTGCTTCAAAATACAAATCACAGTTTTACATCTCGAAAGACGGATACAAAATTAACGGGAAAAGCATCATCGGAGTAATGACTCTGGCAGCAGCTCAGGGGAGTGAACTTGATCTTGATTTTGAAGGTGTGGATGAAACCAACATGTCGGAAGAAGTCTGTACATTTTTCGAGAGAGGATTCGAAGAGCTATGA
- a CDS encoding polyprenyl synthetase family protein, translating to MDDFKKLYGEVKERIDKELSLVMKNREPLSLYAPADYIMDSPGKRIRPVLVVFSARAVGGSFEEVLHASLAVEMLHNFTLVHDDIMDNSDKRRGMPTLHIKYDLSTAILTGDVLLAAAYEYLQKDLKGNAKAVEHFTRGLIEVCEGQSLDKDFELREFVSLDEYLEMIGKKTAALSKMCCAVGAILGGGSDAEVDALANYGFLVGLAFQIQDDLLDITADTSALGKPVGGDLLEGKKTFLFLKALEKSSGEDRLALEKIAINKGAKPDEIGFYRDLFERLGVLEDARNEVEKLTFEALGQLSVLKNQEYIELFTSLANSLLNRTK from the coding sequence ATGGATGATTTTAAGAAACTCTACGGAGAAGTAAAAGAGAGAATCGACAAAGAGCTTTCTCTGGTAATGAAAAACAGGGAGCCCTTGTCTCTCTATGCTCCTGCAGATTATATTATGGACAGCCCGGGAAAGAGGATTCGTCCCGTTCTTGTTGTGTTTTCCGCTCGGGCGGTAGGTGGTTCGTTTGAAGAGGTGTTGCACGCCTCACTCGCTGTTGAGATGTTGCACAATTTTACTCTCGTCCACGACGACATTATGGATAACTCCGATAAAAGAAGAGGGATGCCTACACTTCACATTAAGTACGACTTGAGTACCGCAATTCTAACGGGAGATGTACTTCTTGCTGCCGCTTATGAGTATCTTCAGAAAGACCTGAAGGGGAATGCGAAAGCGGTTGAACATTTTACGAGAGGGCTTATAGAGGTTTGTGAAGGTCAAAGTCTCGACAAGGATTTCGAGCTCCGGGAGTTTGTATCGCTCGATGAGTATCTTGAAATGATCGGCAAAAAAACTGCGGCACTCTCAAAAATGTGTTGTGCAGTGGGTGCCATACTTGGCGGTGGAAGTGATGCTGAAGTGGATGCACTTGCAAACTATGGATTTCTTGTTGGTCTGGCCTTCCAGATTCAGGATGATCTGCTCGATATCACAGCCGACACCTCAGCTCTTGGAAAACCGGTTGGTGGCGATCTTCTTGAAGGGAAAAAGACATTCCTCTTCTTGAAGGCTCTCGAGAAAAGCAGTGGTGAGGATCGTTTGGCCCTCGAAAAGATAGCAATAAACAAAGGTGCCAAACCTGATGAAATCGGATTTTACCGCGATCTTTTTGAAAGACTTGGGGTGCTTGAGGATGCCCGGAACGAAGTTGAGAAACTCACTTTTGAAGCGCTTGGGCAACTGTCGGTTTTAAAGAATCAGGAATATATCGAATTGTTTACATCCCTGGCGAATTCATTGCTTAACAGGACTAAATAG
- the fni gene encoding type 2 isopentenyl-diphosphate Delta-isomerase, with product MSDDNELLKRKKEHLELCASDAVTFRNVTAGFEHYGFIHNALTEVDPDEIRLNSDFFGYQTDYPFYISCMTGGTDETVNINLKLAKAARELNIPLGLGSQRYALESNNFNEHFDKVREAAGEIPLLGNIGAAQIVEPGIIKKLQRLIKISHINALTVHLNPAQELFQKGGETKFKGLLTALSAIKKEMEIPLIVKEVGSGIDDRAADELFWVGVDMVDVAGAGGTSWSGVEILRNGGDNSHDFWDWGLPTSYCVRVINELRWQYNFKLAASGGINSGMEVAKALALGADFTASARRILKELLENGEDGVVNLVRDWFDTVTKVMFLTGSPTLEELRMSKIKKKQELI from the coding sequence ATGTCTGACGATAACGAACTGTTAAAGAGAAAAAAAGAGCATCTTGAACTGTGTGCATCCGATGCAGTAACATTTAGAAATGTAACTGCGGGTTTCGAGCACTATGGTTTCATTCATAATGCTCTGACCGAGGTCGATCCTGATGAGATTCGATTGAACAGTGACTTCTTTGGATATCAGACAGATTATCCATTCTACATCTCCTGCATGACCGGCGGAACAGACGAAACCGTAAACATAAATTTAAAACTTGCTAAAGCTGCCAGAGAATTAAACATCCCTCTCGGGCTTGGCAGTCAAAGATATGCTCTTGAAAGCAACAACTTCAATGAGCATTTTGACAAGGTAAGGGAAGCTGCCGGTGAAATACCGTTGCTTGGAAATATTGGGGCTGCACAGATTGTTGAACCCGGTATAATCAAAAAACTTCAAAGACTGATAAAAATATCTCATATAAATGCTCTTACTGTGCATCTGAATCCGGCTCAGGAATTGTTCCAAAAGGGTGGAGAGACGAAATTTAAAGGACTTCTAACCGCACTATCTGCAATCAAAAAAGAGATGGAAATCCCTCTGATTGTGAAGGAAGTAGGGTCGGGTATTGACGACAGGGCTGCAGACGAACTGTTTTGGGTGGGGGTTGACATGGTGGATGTTGCCGGCGCGGGGGGTACATCGTGGAGCGGAGTTGAGATTTTGAGGAACGGTGGAGACAACAGCCACGATTTTTGGGATTGGGGATTGCCAACCAGCTATTGTGTCAGAGTCATTAACGAACTCAGATGGCAATATAATTTCAAACTGGCAGCTTCGGGAGGTATCAACTCCGGTATGGAAGTGGCGAAGGCTCTTGCACTCGGTGCTGATTTTACCGCTTCTGCGAGAAGAATCCTGAAGGAATTATTGGAGAACGGAGAGGATGGTGTGGTAAATCTGGTCAGGGACTGGTTCGACACAGTGACAAAAGTAATGTTCCTTACCGGTTCCCCGACACTGGAAGAATTGAGAATGTCAAAAATTAAGAAGAAACAGGAATTGATCTGA